Within Raphanus sativus cultivar WK10039 unplaced genomic scaffold, ASM80110v3 Scaffold1414, whole genome shotgun sequence, the genomic segment cgacccgaacccaaTATGGACGGCCCAATAAATTCATACACATCTTGGCCCATTTAAAGAAAAACGTTTGTAAACTAAAAGCCCAATcaagaatcaaaaaaaaaaaaaggttgaaaTAAAGTAGAGTGAGTCACTGAAGAAACCTTGTAGACTCATCGTAGAAGTTAACTCCGCCCATAGCGAAGAGGATGTCGGAGATAAATTTGGTGGTTGGTTAAATCggttttgatgatgatgatgataatgttGATACGTTTCCATCGCCGGAGATTCATCGAACGGTGCTGACGTGTACAGAGGAGAGGAGGATGGAGTTGTGGAGGTTGGGGGTTTGCCTGGGATATATGTGATCACGGGACCACGTGGCCTTGGCCCTTGTGACGGTTCTTGTTGGTGCAACGGCGGTGGTGGTAGTGGCAGTGACTGATACGGCGGTTCATGTTGGTGTACCAACGGTGGTGGTCGTGGCGATGGTTGCGGTTGCAGCTGCGACGGTTCTTGTTGATGTAACAGCGGTACTGGTGGACCTGTTGGTTGTGGCGGTGACTGACACGGCGGTTCTTGTTGGTGTAAACGTGTTGGTGGTGGTAGTGGTGGCTTCTTCATGATCTTGTTGGAATCTATATATATCTTCAAGGATTTTCAATGGAGTTGGAGGGAGATATGTGATGTGAGTGTGGTGATGGTTTTAGTGAAGAAGAACAAtttaatgatgatgatgatgatgatgatgatgatgatgattaggGGAAAAGGGTGGGTGCATGTATGTATATGAGTTTTCTCAGATGCGCATAATAAAAGAGGAGAAAGCAAAATGTTTTCAATTAATTAGTCACgtgtttaattaatttaatccaaaaacataaaactaaaccaTATGAATTAGTATCGCCAATTAGTTCGAACTTTAGTTCTCGGTTCATACGGTTTACAGATATGGAAATGAATTTGATACGGTTTACTCCTTTGGGATCACAGTCTTGATGCTTCTGTCCTCGGTTTACGTTAACAGTTTACCATCAGCTGTCAATTACAAGAAGAACGAACTGGATAACGATGTTTACCCATTTGCCAATCTGAAAAACCTCGCGATGGTAGCTGGACACTCTGTTTATACCAGCATTAACTGCGGTAAAACCGATAGAGAGGAGTCTTGGTTCTTGGAGTCTTATCAGAAGCATCCGTGACGTTCTTGAGTCATATAGAGAAAGGCGTTGAAGCTGCAGGGAGAGATAATGAGTCTTTGCTGCTGTTCAGCGGAGGAGAGACTCGTAGAGAAGCTGGACCTCGCAGTGAAGCTCAGAGTTATTGGGCTGTTGCTGAATCCAAAGGATGGTTTGGTGAGTCTGCTTAACTTACTCTGCTTctttgttacattttttttttttgggtataaTGTGGGTTTTGTGAATAGGTAAGGATGATGTGAGGTCGAGGGCGTTGACGGAAGAGCATGCTAGAGAACAGCTTTGAGAATCTTCTCTTCAGTGTTTGTAGATTCAGAGAGTTCACGGGGTCTTACCCACAGAACATAACAGTAAAGCCTCTCTTGCTTAGAGGATTGTTCAGGTACTGTGGTTCAGCACCTTACCGTGGCTCTCTCCCATGGAACTGAGCTAATACTAGACTTAAGAGTAGTAACTGATGTTTTTTTGTTCGTTTCACAAAGAATCTTTGTATTTCACAAACTGAGAATTCAAACTGTTATCTTTGTATACATTATGACATAtctatacaaataaaatatctcTATATATTCAAGCTTTTCATCATCCATgttcaataaaagaaaacaaggaCAAAAGTTAAGAAGAATAGTAAAAGAGTAGTTAGTTATTACTAAAGCAACAACCAGCAGCTCTGTCTCAAAAGGGTGTGTTGTTCTAATTGTTGGGTTTGGAGGAAGAGAACGATGACTTCCTGGTCCTTGCAAAGTCAACCAAGTCTTTGAAAAGGATATCCTCTGGTTTGTCATCTTTCTTTGGTGGTGGTGTAGCAGCAGAGGCGGTTGGATTCATGGAAAGATTCCTTGATTGTCCCAAGAGGTCCTCGTAAGAGGACTCAGAGCCACTGCTTGAGCGTTGAGGAACATTACTATGGTGCGAGTATTGTTGCCTCTGGTTGGTTCTAACAGACATTGGTGGGGTAGCACGAGGCAACTGATCTGTCTGTTGGTCATAAACTGGTTTGCTCCGGGGAACTGGCTCATCGAAACACAGGAGCAGAAGAGTCTCGATATGATGAATGGGAAGTACTTGAGATTCCTTGAGGTGTGTAGACATCATCGCTAATACTTATTAGTCAAAGCTCTGTCAGAATCACGTTCAAatctttttatgaaaaaaataatatcatttctGCATTTCATATCACCTCTTTTGTCTACCTATGAAGAACATTTAGGCATTGAAAATGTTCTTATAGACCATCAGTATCAATGTTCATAAATCCCCATTGTAACTCTTATTTATATGCACAACATTTATCAAGAAGATTGAAAAAGGAAACAGAGGAGTGAGAGAAAGTTTAGATTCCAATCAACTAAACTCCTAGACTCTTGTGTCTATCCATACATCTCTATAGCTTTGAGTGAGAGTACTACTAAGAAGCTGAATACGTGATCAAAGTGTGTATTAGGTTCTAGAGAAAACAACAAGTTACAATTTTGGTTTGCTATGCCCAATGTGTCTCGACTCGTCACCTCCTTCCTCCACGTTGCCCTGGTCTTGGACCTGTGTTTCTGGAAAACTGGATCTGCAAACTCTCGGAATCAGGTTCCTCTTCATCCATTCGATACCCTGTCAAATGCATATCGTAGCATCAGTTAAATCTGAGGTGAAGTGTCTATCTTAAGGAAACCACAACATGTTAAAAGATTTAAGAGTTATATAACAAGAAACAATGCACCAGAAACTCAACATGTGTAGGACCTAATAATACCAATTCCGGAAGCAGAGAGAATCTTAGTTACCTTGCAGGGCGTTCCGAGCAGTTGCTGCACTTGCGGGATTTTcaaaatcaacaaaacaaagaacaacAGGATCTCCATCCCTCtgcatacaaaaaaaaaccttataGTAAGCCAGAGCTAATGAATGAACTACTAACAGTGTTTCAAGTTGAAAGAAGTTGAATCTTACTTGCTCTGAGTCTGTGGTCACAAGTCTCACTTCTCTATATCCGGAAAAAGGCCGAAATATATCTAGACATATAGTTAAGAATAGTGAACCGCTCCAACATTCTTAAGCGacgaatttaaaaaaaaaacaaatcataaataaaaatataggataCGAGCTACTTCCCTCATTGAGCAATCAGAAGGAAGACCTTCAACGAATAGAGTGCTGGATGCATCGGGAGGTGGAGGAAGCAGCTCCCGGCTAGGCCTACCACCTAAATCTTGTTGACCAGAACCAATATCTCGAGTACCATTCGGCCCAGAATCTGAAGGAAAAGCTCCACCACCTATGTACAGACCGTCACCTCCTGGTCTTCCCATGCCACCAAGACCATTGAATCTACCAAGTTCTTCAGATGGCAAAGACGGCGCTTGCTACAAAAACAAGGAAGAGTTTCAGTTCGTTgccaaaacaaagaagagacaAAACAAAAGTGAATAAGGACTGTACCACACTCCGCTGGTAGATGTCATAACCAATAGTTCTGGAATCATTTACTGAATGAGGGATACCTGTATAATACAAAGGCCAATATCAAGTTAACACACGTAACTAACACATTGTACGGTATAGTTAATGGGATCATGACACACATCATAATCTGCAACTACAAAACATAACCAACTCATACAATAGTAGCACAACAGCTCATCTcatttataagttataactcaAAACTATAAGAGTCAATTCAAGGCAAAGATGCAAATTTTTAGACCTATAACAAGTTAAAAAGATGTTAAATTGTTCTATATGAGAGTCAAAAACTTGGAAAGTAGCTCCTTGAGGTCTACATTGTACAATCACAAACCGAGCGGGTGGGGGGAAAAAAGGAAGACACTTTAGCATTACCCAAGTCAAAACGAGGACGTTTCAGAGGACCACCGTCACAGTGGGGGATGGACGACGTCGGAGGCTGTGATTGCaagtctacaaaaaaaaaaaaaaacgcccTAATTTCAATTCAACAAGGCTTCGATTGCAATTTGCAGCTGCTTGCTCGTGTTCTTTGGAGTCGAGATCCTAATCTGGGTAACCCGACCCGGACCCAATATTGACGGCCCAATAAATTCACATACGTCTTGGCCCATTTATAGATTGTAAACTATAAAAAGCCCAATCAAGAATCTAAGAAATTGTTGCGATCAAGTCACTGAGTGAAGTAACGATGTGTCAACGGACCTTGTGGATTGGATAACTCCGGCGATATCGACGGCAGAGAAGTGGATCCCGGAGACGGTATCGACGGCAGAGAAGTGGATCCCGGGGACGGTGTCAACAAACCTTGTGGATTGGATAACTCCGGCGGCGATATCGACGGCAGAGAAGTGGATCCCGGAGACGGTTCTTGTTGGTGTAACGGCGGTTGTGGTGATGGAGGTTGCGTCAGCGACGGTTCATCTTGATGTAGCAGCGGTGGTGGTCGTGGAGGTGACTGATACGACGGTTCTTGTTTGTGTAaacgtggtggtggtggtggcttCTTCATCTCTGCAATGGCTGCTTCAAGTTGGTGATGGTTTTTAGTGAATAAGAACAATTAATGATGATGTGATGATTAGGGGGAAAGGGAGGGGGGGAGGGAGggtgcatgtatatatatgatttttctcAGCTGCGCATAAAAGAGGAGAAAGCAAATTGTTTGAAGTCTAATTAGTCACgtgtttaattaattaatcaaaaaaaaaaaaaaaaataaactgtaTATGAATTAGTAGAGAAAGGTGTTGAGGCTGCAGGGAGAGATGGTGAGTCTTTGCTTTTGTTCAGTGGAGGAGAGACTCGTAGAGAAGCTGGACCTCGCAGTGAAGCTCAGAGTTATTGGGCCGTTGCTGAATCCAAAGGATGGTTTGGTGAGTCTGCTTAACTTACTCTGCTTctttgttacattttttttttttgggtataaTGTGGGTTTTGTGAATAGGTAAGGATGATGTGAGGTCGAGGGCGTTGACGGAAGAGCATGCTAGAGAACAGCTTTGAGAATCTTCTCTTCAGTGTTTGTAGATTCAGAGAGCTCACGGGGTGTTACCCACAGAACATAACAGTAAAGCCTCTCTTGCTTACAAATTTAAACGGaagttcttttaaaaaaaactatatcatTCATTCTTGGTTCAGGTAGTGAGCTATGATTTTAAGGAGGAGAGATTTGCGCATTTGCATCGGTCAGCGATAGGGTTTCCAGAATCAAGATTCTTCTACTTGGGGACTCCGGCTTCTCTTGAATCCAAAGAAGATGCTCTAAAAGGTGAGGCTATGGTTAGAGCTCAGTTTCAAGAAGATCCATACGGATGTGTTGGTTCGCTATGGCGTAAGAAGCTGAAGCGTGACCCTTTCCACAGGACTATACCTTACCCTGATGGTTGCCCTGAGATTAGAGGGTTGTTCAGGTACTGTGGTTCAGCACCTTTCCCTGGCTCTCTCCCATGGAACTGAGCTAATACTAGACTTAAGAGTAGTAACTGatgtttttttgttagtttcaCAAAGAATCTTTTGTATTTCACAAACTGAGAATTCAAACTGTATATTTGTATACATTAtgacatatctatacaacaaaAGATCTCTATATATTCACCTTtgttatttgataaaaataagaaacaccCTTTTCATCATCCATGTtcaatcaaagaaaaaaaaaacacaaatgaaGAGTAGTTAGTTATTACTAAAGTAACAGCTGGCAGCTCTGTCTCAAAACGGTTTACTGTTCTAATTTTGGGTttggaggaagaggacgatGCCTTCCTGGTTCTTGCAAAGTCAACCAAGTCCTTGAAAAGGATATCCTCTGGTTTGTCATCTTTCTTCGGTGGTGTAGCAGCTGAGGCGGTTGGATTGAGAGAAAGATTCCTTGATTGTCCCAAGAGATCATCGTAAGAGGACTCAGAGCCACTACTTGAGCGTTGAGTAACATTACTATGATGTTGCCTCTGGTTGGTTCTAACAGACATTGGTGGGGGAGCACGAGGCAACTGATTCGTCTGTTGATCATAGACTGGTTTGGTGAAGAAAGCTTGCTCAGGGGATTTGATCCGGGGAGCTGGCTCATCGAAAACAGGAGCAGAAGAGTCTCGATCTGATGAATGGGAAGTTCTTGAGGTTCCTTGAGGTGTGTAGACATCACCACTGAGGAAGTCCATGGCACCAGATTCAACATGTACTGGCCTCATTGTTGGTGgttgaggaggaggaagaataGGGTTGAAGTTCCCTCGTGCACTCTCTCTTTTCGACCTGCAGATATGACTTTGATGAGTTTTTTTGGAATCCAAGTCTTGAAATGATGGGCACTTACCTGTGAGATAGCTGAGCAAAATCATCATCTGactcatcatcaccatcatcgtCATGGTTGATGCTAACAAGCGGTGCAGTAGGAGCTGTTGCAGGAGGAGGAACAGAGTTTCCTTTCGCCTTATCATCGTGTTGCTGAAGAACACGCTGCAAGTTGTCGTTTAACGCCAATCCTTGACACAGAAGCTCCTCATCTCTGCCAAAAAAGGAagaagtctctctctctcaacatTAACAGATTCTATCAAACTGAGCTTTACCAAGTCAACTATAAGTTCTTCCTTACGATGTAGTGTTGACCAGAGTCATTACACGTCTTTGATAAGTACGGCATTGCTCTACCAAGTCAACTATAAGTTCTTCCTTTAAACCCTGTCACAAACATCAAACAACAGTCAAGTGTTACAAACAGAGCCACTAAATCTTAatcatcaatatatatatatcaacctCGGGATGGTTTGGATCAAGAGCACCAAGCATGTCCATCAAAATATCAACTGATCCCTGAGCGCTTTGAATCTCTTCCAcactataaaaaaaatgatactAAAGTTTATAACATGCTTAAGACACAGTATATGGATTTTACGGTAAAGTAGAGAGTGTACCTGAGAGCAGAAGCATCATCACTTTGCAAAGAGGCCTGAATAGCAGCATCTTCATCTGACGCAGCAGCAGCGGCCTGAGCAATAATGGGCTGTGTCTGAGGTGGAGTAAAGAAGGGTACACTGCTCTCTGTTCTAGGTGGGAACTCAACTCCAGCAGACTAAAAGTTTTCAAAGTGAAATCAAAACTTTGATAcactaataataatacaatCATAAAAGAAGCAAGCCATATACCCTGAGATCATTATAAGCATTGTAATACTGAGGGAATCTTCCACCAAAAGCCTCTTGCCACGTATCTAATAAACTAAGTATCTTTTCTCTTACACTCAGGTCTGGCTGCATAAGAGGTGAGGTTTGGTAAATTTTCCAGAGTAAAAAGAATTTGAGAAAAAAAGGAATTTGAGAAGAAAAACCTTTTTCTTGACTATTTTGACCATATCAGGCAAGATATCACGGTCCACGATAAGCTGGTACACGCTCTCACCACAGTTCTTACTCAGAGTTTCCAATGCCTGCAACCCAAAAACCGCCACAGCATTCAGGAATTGAGATGATCAGTACAATAGACTACGGAACCAACCAAAAACCAAAGGAACTTACATAAAGAGCTAGAATCTGCACTTTGGAGTTTTTACTTGCTAACCGTTTCTTGAGCACCTTCACTGCTTCTTTTGCTTGACTACGGAACCAAAACAAGGTCGAGACATTTAAGCATCCTAAGAGCTTTTAAGGTTGTTTCTGGGAGTAATAACACAGCAAACGATGTTACCTAGGATCCAAGTTGATAATGTCACACAATTCAATGTTGATAGCCCAATCAGGACCAATCAGCATATCATTTGTAGCTCTCTCAGCGCAAGCAGCCCCGTTATTTCCCATGCGAGATTTGATTTTTTCAATCAAAATCCTAAGGTTTCAAGCTTCATAAAACGGGTACAAACACAGGTTGAAACATCATTACACAAACTTAATTTCCAAACCGATAAAGATCAAACACTATAATTCTCATCACTGGGATCAGGACTATCACCAATTCACAAAACCAGATTTCGAAATCTAAGTGAAACCCTTCAAAAGAAAGTGATTTACCTGTGTGTGGACTCTCTAAACTTAGAGAACAGATTATAGAGACCGAGAGAAGATATGTTGTGCGTGTCTCACGATCAAGTCGATATGAATAACAATTtctctgttaaaaaaaaaaaatctgaagttGTAACTCTAACACGATCGGACTTTTTGTGTGAATGTGTCAGGTCGTCATCATCAAGCCTTTAGCCGTACATAAAATCAACTGCGACTTCTTTGTTCTGCTGAAGATGCAAAGTTTGAGTTTTGTTTCGCTTTTTTGTCTGAATATGCTAAACTAACAGCCGGTGACAGAAATATTAAAGATTCTCTGATTATTCTTTCCATTAATTGGTTAAATATAAGTATAGTTTAGGTCGAGAGTAATTATCATTAGCAAAGcaactaataaaaattttaatttctaagTTGACTTTTTTTGCGAGAACCGTGAATATTAAAGCGATGTTATCTAGGATTTAGATGGTGTAGACTGATTAATttaggattttaatttttttataactaaagTAATGTTAATTAAGTAGATCCCTAAAGGAAAAGTTAATCTACACACACTGTGTACGTTGAGGATTCAAAATCCAAGAACCGAGAGACATGAAAACTCTATTTACGTAAACCGTATATAAAACGATCCGCAGCTAACAAAAGCAAAACTTAGTATTATTACCAAGCAAATTGTTAGATTTGTGTCAGATTTAAACGGTTATCATATCATCTCCTCTGATCATGGAACCATTCCTCCAAAGACTTCTATGGCTAAGAACAGAGATCGCTCTGAGATGTTAGACTTCTATAACGAAGAACAGGGACGTCTCTGAGATGCTAGAAGTTATAAACATTTTAGTAAggttttaattaagaaaataattttataaatttgagagTATTTTTCactataaattttttgaaatgttttggGGACCCTAGAATGGTGGTACGTAATCACTGGACCATAAGCAGTCTTTGTTTTTATGCTCCTAAATTCTTAATGTATTTTGGCGCTTAAATCCCTGGTCGACATGTGATGGATAAATATAGATACATCTTAATCAATCTTAGAAACACCgaagaataaaacaaatcaaaataagGGAAAGATGAGTAAGGCATGGATCACCATGTTGCTTATCGCGTTGCTTACGAGTTACGATAAAAGGTAAAGCAAAGTCGGACAAATAGTGCCAATGTGAAGTTCCTAGACATGTGTATTGGACAACGTGGAAAGACTCCATCAGTTGCGGTTGGAACCTGGTTTCCGACAAACAAAATAACAAGAAGTCAAATATGAGTTTATCTTATAATATATGGACTGGACTGGAGACTAGTCTAGCTTTCTGAAATACAATCCAATATTTCCATGCAATCATTTTGTATTAAGATCGAATCCTATTCAAACACTCGTGTATTCTGaaagtaacatatatattaatatatatcattttagacCTGAAATTTTAGGCTCTACTTATTTAACAATTAAAGATGCTTGGAAAAAAGTTGCTTAAAGATCTAGGAAATTACGAAATGGACTTAAAACGCTCAAATATATCTGCATAGAGATACCTTTTACCCTTTCCAGCGTCTTATACTGCTTGGGCAAGTATTTATCTTGGTCGACCTCTTCTCGGTATGAATGTCATCATCATTTAATCCATCCTTCATTTTTGCTGCTTGTCCATggattattatatatgtaagcCAAAGTTAAGAGCATCAACATTGACTAAAACCATCTCAAAAAGAATTGAAAATCTTagtatttgattatatataactatatttagtttcttttatagCACATGCTCATTGAGTAAGTGACACATAACATATGAGTTTCTCACCAAGAGACTGAagttttttagaaaagaatttCTTTCtattctcttttttcttttttttttctttttttttgctaaagtcttttttccttttcctttttagttattttattttaataatgataaattatatgaTAATTCCTATTGAATATAGGGAAAAGGGTGAATTTCAACCCCGACAATCCGTGTCGTGTGTTTTCATACCCAAACAAAGAAGCAGTgcatatacatatccaaactaagatatttttaaaatttccaacCCGAACTTAGTTCCGTAACGTGAAATCCGATATTGACTAACGTTTTGTTAATTCACCGTTAAACCCTGCTTAGTCAGATAATATGTGGCATATTGAtttaatcaaagaaaaaacaaaacgacgtcgtttgaCTCATTAACCAAAACGACGTCGTATTCAATTGGgggaaaatcaaaattaaaaaccctaatcccctttgttcttcttcttcgactCACGActctcacctctctctctcagacCCGAACTCGAACCGGAGACAACAACTTCGAACGCTTGTATTAGTGAAGTGGAAAGAAACTTTCAAAAGTAAATGCAAAGGCGTTAGCGACTTGGAAAAGAGGTAAAGCTTTCAATTTTATTGAAGATAAAGCTTTTGATTTGTATCGATTTTAATCAAACCGAGTATGATTTTCCAGTGTATTAATGTTGAAATTTCCTCCTCTCATTTACAGAATGTTCGAGATTGTGACGTTTAATATTAGTTGCGGTGGATATTGGGTGAAGAAAAGAACCGGTGATGTTGGGTATATCGGTGGAGATGTGAAAACAATTGAGTGCAAACCGACAGAGTTGT encodes:
- the LOC108819304 gene encoding nuclear speckle RNA-binding protein B-like isoform X2, which encodes MKKPPPPPRLHKQEPSYQSPPRPPPLLHQDEPSLTQPPSPQPPLHQQEPSPGSTSLPSISPPELSNPQDLQSQPPTSSIPHCDGGPLKRPRFDLGIPHSVNDSRTIGYDIYQRSVQAPSLPSEELGRFNGLGGMGRPGGDGLYIGGGAFPSDSGPNGTRDIGSGQQDASSTLFVEGLPSDCSMREVAHIFRPFSGYREVRLVTTDSEQRDGDPVVLCFVDFENPASAATARNALQGYRMDEEEPDSESLQIQFSRNTGPRPGQRGGRR
- the LOC108819304 gene encoding nuclear speckle RNA-binding protein B-like isoform X1, with translation MKKPPPPPRLHKQEPSYQSPPRPPPLLHQDEPSLTQPPSPQPPLHQQEPSPGSTSLPSISPPELSNPQDLQSQPPTSSIPHCDGGPLKRPRFDLGIPHSVNDSRTIGYDIYQRSVQAPSLPSEELGRFNGLGGMGRPGGDGLYIGGGAFPSDSGPNGTRDIGSGQQDLGGRPSRELLPPPPDASSTLFVEGLPSDCSMREVAHIFRPFSGYREVRLVTTDSEQRDGDPVVLCFVDFENPASAATARNALQGYRMDEEEPDSESLQIQFSRNTGPRPGQRGGRR
- the LOC108819303 gene encoding TOM1-like protein 3, with the protein product MGNNGAACAERATNDMLIGPDWAINIELCDIINLDPSQAKEAVKVLKKRLASKNSKVQILALYALETLSKNCGESVYQLIVDRDILPDMVKIVKKKPDLSVREKILSLLDTWQEAFGGRFPQYYNAYNDLRSAGVEFPPRTESSVPFFTPPQTQPIIAQAAAAASDEDAAIQASLQSDDASALSVEEIQSAQGSVDILMDMLGALDPNHPEGLKEELIVDLVEQCRTYQRRVMTLVNTTSDEELLCQGLALNDNLQRVLQQHDDKAKGNSVPPPATAPTAPLVSINHDDDGDDESDDDFAQLSHRSKRESARGNFNPILPPPQPPTMRPVHVESGAMDFLSGDVYTPQGTSRTSHSSDRDSSAPVFDEPAPRIKSPEQAFFTKPVYDQQTNQLPRAPPPMSVRTNQRQHHSNVTQRSSSGSESSYDDLLGQSRNLSLNPTASAATPPKKDDKPEDILFKDLVDFARTRKASSSSSKPKIRTVNRFETELPAVTLVITNYSSFVFFFSLIEHG